In one Dermatophilaceae bacterium Sec6.4 genomic region, the following are encoded:
- a CDS encoding TIGR03936 family radical SAM-associated protein — translation MRQRVPEGPVPDPAVQKLRIQYAKRGRMRFSSTRDFQRALERAIRRAGIPMAFSAGFHPHPRISYANAAATGTASEAEYFELQLRERRDPEAVHHELDDALPGDLAIVAVCEAQSGALADLLEASDWMLQFADVDCDTLSGALAKLLDSGQVEVTRMMKSGPRTFDVRAAILSADTTRSAPPYLSVLTVQLRHLTPSVRPDDVLAALAQIADLHPVRSPLVTRLRQGPLQVDGSIADPLTAQRAD, via the coding sequence ATCCGTCAACGGGTCCCGGAGGGGCCCGTACCGGACCCGGCGGTGCAGAAGCTGCGCATTCAGTACGCCAAACGCGGTCGAATGCGTTTCTCCTCTACCCGGGACTTTCAGCGTGCGTTGGAACGCGCCATCCGTCGGGCGGGCATCCCGATGGCATTCTCGGCCGGGTTCCATCCGCACCCGCGGATCAGTTACGCCAATGCCGCCGCGACCGGAACTGCCAGTGAGGCGGAGTACTTCGAGCTGCAACTACGTGAGCGACGAGACCCTGAGGCGGTGCATCACGAGCTGGATGACGCCCTGCCCGGTGATCTGGCAATCGTCGCGGTGTGCGAGGCGCAGAGCGGCGCGTTAGCAGATCTGCTCGAGGCGAGCGACTGGATGCTGCAGTTCGCTGATGTCGATTGCGACACCCTGTCCGGTGCGCTGGCGAAACTGCTGGACAGCGGGCAGGTGGAGGTCACCCGGATGATGAAGAGCGGCCCGCGCACGTTCGATGTGCGTGCGGCCATCCTGAGCGCCGACACCACTCGTTCCGCACCGCCGTACCTCTCGGTGTTGACGGTGCAGCTGCGACATCTCACCCCATCGGTACGCCCTGACGACGTGCTGGCCGCTCTGGCACAGATCGCGGACCTGCACCCGGTGCGCTCGCCGCTGGTTACCCGGCTACGACAGGGTCCGCTGCAGGTGGATGGGAGCATCGCGGACCCCCTGACCGCGCAGCGCGCCGATTGA